A region of Salvia splendens isolate huo1 chromosome 17, SspV2, whole genome shotgun sequence DNA encodes the following proteins:
- the LOC121773910 gene encoding putative calcium-transporting ATPase 13, plasma membrane-type codes for MSAIITGLLLHHHEPMHFHASITPNKKKWHKAFAAIYCSRAFLSTTAVAVVVDHHLSHLVKNKNLLQLSLLKGPHGVAAALKTNPLHGITGDDQDLAARKTAFGTNTYPFPPSKTFLHFVIEAFKDPTILILLACAALSLGFGIKEHGIKEGWYDGGSIFVAVFLVISVSAVSNFRQSRQFDKLSKISSNVLIEVVRSGRRQEVSIYDVVVGDVVCLNIGDQVPADGLFIEGHSLQVDESSMTGESDIVDVDIRANPFLFSGTKVADGYGKMVVTSVGMDTLWGEMMSRISKDDTDEETPLQSRLNKLTSSIGKLGLAVAFLVLVVLMIRYFTGNTEDENGVREFNGKRTKADDVINSVVGIVAAAVTIVVVAIPEGLPLAVTLTLAYSMKRMMADQSMVRKLSACETMGSATTICTDKTGTLTMNKMMVTKFWLGKECFEEGMNVGRSVVELLREGVGLNTTGGVYASDEWVEFSGSPTEKAILSWAVAEMGMDMEEVKRGCEILHVEAFNSEKKRSGVLVKRDHEFHVHWKGAAEMILAMCSHYYDLEGNKKGLDDEERLQFNHIIQGMAASSLRCIAFAHKQSDEMNLETEKKIEEDGMILLGLVGIKDPCRPGVKKAVEDCQYAGVDVKMITGDNVFTAKAIAVECGILRLGQDLDGCVVEGAEFRSYTDEERMERVEAIRVMARSSPLDKLLMVQCLKRLGHVVAVTGDGTNDAPALKEADIGLSMGIQGTEVAKESSDIVIMDDNFASVVTVLKWGRCVYNNIQKFIQFQLTVNVAALTVNFVAAVSAGEVPLTAVQLLWVNLIMDTLGALALATERPARELMEKRPVGRHEALISNVMWRNVMAQAVYQIVVLLVLQFGGEGVFGVSEKVKNTLVFNAFVMCQVFNEFNARKLEKRNVFEGLHKNKLFVGIVGVTVVLQVVMVELLNKFADTERLNLGEWGICVGIGALSWPLAWLVKLIPVPQRPFFGYVCFKRWRGA; via the coding sequence ATGTCAGCAATCATCACTGGGCTCCTGCTTCATCACCATGAACCCATGCATTTTCATGCCTCAATAAccccaaacaaaaaaaaatggcaCAAAGCCTTCGCCGCCATCTACTGCTCCAGAGCCTTCCTCTCCACCaccgccgtcgccgtcgtcgtcgaCCACCACCTCTCCCACCTCGTCAAGAACAAAAACCTTCTCCAACTCTCCCTCCTGAAGGGCCCCcacggcgtcgccgccgccCTCAAAACCAACCCCCTCCACGGCATCACCGGCGACGACCAAGACCTCGCCGCCCGAAAAACAGCCTTCGGCACCAACACCTACCCTTTCCCCCCATCAAAAACCTTCCTCCACTTCGTCATCGAAGCCTTCAAGGATCCCACCATCCTCATCTTACTCGCCTGCGCCGCTCTCTCCCTCGGCTTCGGCATCAAAGAACACGGCATAAAGGAAGGCTGGTACGACGGCGGCAGCATCTTCGTCGCCGTCTTCCTCGTCATCTCCGTCTCCGCCGTCAGCAACTTCAGACAGAGCAGACAGTTTGATAAGCTCTCAAAAATAAGCAGTAATGTTTTAATAGAAGTCGTTAGAAGCGGAAGGAGGCAAGAGGTCTCGATATACGACGTCGTTGTGGGCGACGTCGTATGCTTAAACATCGGCGATCAAGTCCCAGCAGACGGCCTCTTTATCGAAGGCCACTCTCTGCAGGTGGATGAGTCTAGCATGACCGGTGAGAGCGACATCGTGGATGTCGATATTCGTGCCAATCCTTTTCTATTTTCCGGTACGAAGGTGGCGGACGGGTACGGGAAAATGGTGGTGACGAGTGTTGGGATGGACACTCTGTGGGGGGAGATGATGAGTAGGATAAGCAAGGATGATACGGATGAGGAGACGCCGCTGCAGAGCAGGCTCAACAAGCTCACTTCCTCGATTGGGAAGCTCGGGTTGGCTGTAGCATTTCTTGTTCTTGTGGTGTTGATGATTCGTTATTTTACGGGGAATACAGAGGATGAGAATGGGGTGAGGGAGTTTAATGGAAAGAGGACTAAAGCAGATGATGTGATTAATTCTGTTGTAGGGATTGTTGCTGCTGCGGTGACGATTGTTGTGGTGGCTATACCTGAAGGTTTGCCTCTTGCTGTCACCCTCACTCTTGCTTATTCTATGAAGAGGATGATGGCTGATCAATCCATGGTGAGGAAGCTCTCCGCTTGCGAAACCATGGGCTCTGCTACTACTATCTGCACGGATAAGACGGGTACACTGACTATGAATAAGATGATGGTGACGAAGTTTTGGTTAGGGAAGGAGTGTTTTGAAGAGGGAATGAATGTTGGGAGGAGTGTTGTTGAGCTGCTTCGTGAGGGTGTTGGCCTTAACACGACGGGTGGTGTGTACGCGTCTGATGAATGGGTGGAATTCTCTGGTAGCCCGACTGAGAAGGCGATTCTGTCGTGGGCTGTGGCGGAGATGGGGATGGATATGGAGGAAGTGAAGAGGGGATGTGAGATTCTTCATGTGGAGGCATTCAATTCTGAGAAGAAGAGGAGTGGTGTTTTGGTGAAGAGGGATCATGAATTTCATGTGCATTGGAAAGGAGCAGCTGAGATGATCCTTGCAATGTGCTCACATTACTATGATTTGGAGGGTAACAAAAAAGGTTTGGATGATGAAGAGAGATTGCAATTCAATCATATTATTCAAGGAATGGCTGCTTCTAGCCTTAGATGCATTGCATTTGCACATAAACAGAGTGATGAGATGAATCTTGAAACAGAGAAGAAAATTGAAGAAGATGGTATGATTCTACTAGGTTTAGTAGGGATAAAAGATCCATGCCGGCCGGGGGTGAAGAAGGCCGTTGAAGATTGCCAGTATGCCGGTGTTGATGTGAAGATGATCACCGGTGACAACGTGTTCACGGCCAAGGCCATAGCCGTGGAGTGTGGGATACTCCGTCTAGGCCAAGATTTAGACGGATGTGTGGTTGAAGGAGCTGAGTTTCGTTCGTACACGGATGAGGAGCGGATGGAGAGGGTCGAGGCCATTCGCGTGATGGCAAGATCCTCCCCATTGGACAAGCTCCTCATGGTGCAGTGCTTGAAGAGGCTCGGACATGTGGTGGCAGTCACAGGAGACGGGACGAACGATGCACCGGCCTTAAAAGAGGCGGACATAGGCCTGTCGATGGGGATCCAAGGCACAGAGGTGGCGAAGGAGAGTTCTGATATAGTGATCATGGATGATAACTTTGCTTCAGTGGTGACAGTGCTAAAATGGGGGAGGTGTGTTTACAACAACATACAGAAGTTCATTCAGTTCCAGTTGACTGTCAATGTGGCGGCGTTGACGGTCAACTTTGTGGCGGCGGTCTCGGCGGGGGAGGTTCCTCTGACGGCGGTGCAGCTGCTGTGGGTGAATCTGATCATGGACACGCTCGGGGCGCTGGCGCTGGCGACGGAGAGGCCTGCGAGGGAGCTGATGGAGAAACGGCCCGTGGGGAGGCACGAGGCGCTGATCAGTAATGTGATGTGGAGGAATGTGATGGCTCAAGCTGTGTATCAGATTGTGGTGTTGTTGGTGCTGCAGTTTGGAGGGGAGGGTGTGTTTGGGGTGAGTGAAAAGGTGAAGAATACGTTGGTATTTAATGCATTTGTGATGTGTCAGGTGTTTAACGAGTTCAATGCGAGGAAGCTTGAAAAGAGGAATGTGTTTGAAGGGTTGCATAAGAACAAGTTGTTTGTGGGGATTGTGGGAGTGACAGTGGTTCTTCAAGTGGTGATGGTGGAGCTTTTGAATAAGTTTGCTGATACAGAGAGGCTGAATTTGGGAGAATGGGGGATATGTGTTGGGATTGGGGCACTTTCATGGCCTCTAGCTTGGCTTGTCAAGCTTATACCAGTTCCACAAAGGCCATTTTTCGGTTATGTTTGTTTCAAGAGGTGGAGAGGTGCATGA